Proteins found in one Plasmodium chabaudi chabaudi strain AS genome assembly, chromosome: 5 genomic segment:
- a CDS encoding methyltransferase, putative gives MYEVYYLNENEEFQKTTERENIESPLILKNCHVSLKKKKKVVKKNVYEGGYTIWECTWEMLRFFYKEGINFKNMNILELGCAHGLVGINALQNEASVVFQELNKRVINDVLLPNISINLDIKLKKKKLKKKYMKISKKDIKCFIINKPWNKLNKKLKTKELMPFDYIIGNEILYRKENYSSIVKIIKSNLKPNGKVYIGTKSYYFGFEDGAGSISFLEYINNNKDFNLVAKIVHTSTGKSIYSKDIIEISFLNKEE, from the exons ATGTACGAAGTATACTATTtgaatgaaaatgaagaatttCAAAAAACAACTGAACGTGAAAACATTGAAAGCCCATTAATTCTTAAAAATTGTCATgtttcattaaaaaaaaaaaaaaaagtcgttaagaaaaatgtttatgAAGGAGGATACACAATATGGGAGTGTACATGGGAAATGCTAAGATTCTTTTATAAAGAAGGAATaaactttaaaaatatgaacatttTAGAGTTAG GATGTGCACATGGACTCGTTGGAATAAATGCTCTTCAAAATGAAGCGAGTGTTGTTTTTCAAGAGTTAAACAAAAGAGTAATTAATGATGTATTATTACCAAATATAAGCATAAATTtagatataaaattaaaaaaaaaaaaacttaaaaagaaatatatgaaaataagcaaaaaagacataaaatgttttattattaataaaccATGGAATAAGTTAAAcaagaaattaaaaacgaAAGAATTAATGCCAtttgattatattatagggaatgaaatattatatagaaaagaaaattattctAGTATtgtcaaaattataaaatccAATCTAAAACCAAATGGAAAAGTATACATTGGAACAAAGTCTTATTATTTCGGCTTTGAAGATGGAGCTGGTTCAATCAGCTTTTtggaatatataaacaataataaagacTTTAATCTTGTTGCCAAAATAGTTCATACAAGTACAGGCAAATCTATTTATTCTAAGGATATCATAGAAATATCCTTTTTGAATAAAGAAGAATAA